A window of the Enoplosus armatus isolate fEnoArm2 chromosome 5, fEnoArm2.hap1, whole genome shotgun sequence genome harbors these coding sequences:
- the kcne4 gene encoding potassium voltage-gated channel subfamily E member 4, translating to MEHLENSTASPKRLPLHTQSTAASQADKSGGNAYLYILIVMSFYGVFLCGIMLGYFRSKRREKRRINIFTRLVHEEEQREWGALPKKHSLTFPAAASGLRSVQVSLPFCGNHGNHLGHLHYEGALPSPLACALCTEQSSISSLCSSADTRFAIEEESDSGTAEEPEETAKGGSENSGDDSG from the coding sequence ATGGAGCACCTGGAAAACTCCACAGCTTCACCCAAACGCCTCCcgctgcacacacagagcaccGCGGCCTCTCAGGCGGACAAGAGCGGCGGCAACGCGTACCTGTACATACTAATAGTCATGTCTTTCTACGGGGTCTTCCTCTGTGGTATAATGCTGGGCTACTTCCGCtccaagaggagagagaagaggaggatcaACATCTTCACGCGCCTGGTGCACGAGGAGGAGCAGCGGGAGTGGGGCGCGCTGCCCAAGAAACACAGCCTCACCTTTCCCGCCGCGGCCTCGGGACTGCGCTCGGTGCAGGTGTCCCTGCCTTTCTGCGGTAACCACGGCAACCACCTCGGACACCTCCACTACGAGGGCGCGCTGCCCTCTCCGCTCGCATGCGCGCTGTGCACGGAGCAGAGCAGCATCAGCTCTCTGTGCTCCTCCGCGGACACGCGCTTCGCCATAGAGGAGGAGTCGGACAGCGGCACGGCGGAGGAGCCGGAGGAGACCGCGAAGGGAGGATCCGAGAACAGCGGGGACGATTCAGGCTGA